A region from the Phaenicophaeus curvirostris isolate KB17595 chromosome 3, BPBGC_Pcur_1.0, whole genome shotgun sequence genome encodes:
- the ECI2 gene encoding enoyl-CoA delta isomerase 2 isoform X2, which produces MEFRRAQAVCIPAIHLHVTAATMQVSQEDFEKAQEQLKLLKNDPGNETKLKLYALFKQATEGPCNSPKPSMLDFVKKAKWDAWNSLGNLSQDNARQKYTELVSSLISAESADQKKDDSPHESRHGGYETILVTTKNNITKIIFNRPDKKNAISRKMYGEIIKALEEAGKDDSAIAVITGNGDYYSSGNDLNNFTSGLSGEVEKMAKDAAALLKEFVDHFIDFPKPLIAVVNGPAVGIPVTLLGLCDVVYASDRATFHTPFSQLGQSPEGCSSYLFPKIMGLAKASEMLLFNKKLTAAEACAQGLVTEVFPDMTFQKEVWKRLEAYASNPKNSLAVTKQLLRSVEKEKLHAVNSKECEVLMERWLSKECLNAVSWFLTQRSKL; this is translated from the exons ATGGAGTTCAG GCGGGCACAAGCTGTTTGCATTCCAGCAATTCACCTGCACGTAACTGCAGCCACCATGCAAGTCAGCCAGGAAGATTTTGAAAAGGCTCAAGAGCAACTGAAGCTTTTGAAAAATGATCCTGGGAATGAAACTAAGTTGAAGCTCTACGCTTTGTTTAAACAG GCTACTGAAGGTCCCTGCAATTCTCCCAAACCAAGTATGCTGGATTTTGTCAAAAAAGCCAAGTGGGATGCATGGAATTCCCTTGGCAATTTGTCTCAG GATAATGCCAGGCAGAAATATACTGAACTTGTCTCAAGTCTGATTTCTGCAGAATCTGCTGACCAGAAGAAAGATGATTCTCCACATGAGAGCAGACATGGTGGCTATGAAACAATACTAGTTACCACCAAAAACAATATCACAAAGATAATATTTAACCGACCTGATAAGAAAAATGCCATCAGCCGTAAG ATGTATGGAGAAATTATCAAAGCCCTTGAAGAAGCTGGAAAAGATGATTCTGCCATAGCAGTTATTACTG GAAATGGAGACTACTATAGTAGTGGAAATGATCTGAATAATTTTACTTCTGGCCTATCCGGTGAAGTGGAGAAGATGGCAAAAGATGCAGCAGCTTTACTCAA aGAGTTTGTGGATCATTTTATTGATTTTCCTAAACCACTGATTGCAGTAGTAAATGGCCCAGCTGTTGGAATCCCTGTAACACTCCTTGGATTGTGTGATGTCGTATATGCTTCTGACAGG GCTACGTTTCACACCCCTTTTAGTCAGCTTGGACAAAGCCCAGAAGGATGTTCTTCTTACCTATTTCCAAAAATCATGGGCTTAGCCAAG GCAAGTGAGATGTTGCTTTTCAATAAAAAGTTGACTGCAGCAGAAGCCTGCGCCCAGGGACTTGTGACTGAAGTCTTCCCTGACATGACTTTTCAGAAGGAAGTTTGGAAAAGATTAGAAGCTTATGCAAGTAACCCaaaaaat TCCTTGGCAGTGACAAAGCAACTGTTGCgaagtgtggagaaggagaagctcCATGCAGTCAACAGTAAGGAGTGTGAAGTCCTGATGGAGAGATGGCTTTCCAAGGAATGTTTAAATGCTGTTTCCTGGTTCCTTACCCAGAGATCAAAACTCTAA
- the ECI2 gene encoding enoyl-CoA delta isomerase 2 isoform X3, whose amino-acid sequence MQVSQEDFEKAQEQLKLLKNDPGNETKLKLYALFKQATEGPCNSPKPSMLDFVKKAKWDAWNSLGNLSQDNARQKYTELVSSLISAESADQKKDDSPHESRHGGYETILVTTKNNITKIIFNRPDKKNAISRKMYGEIIKALEEAGKDDSAIAVITGNGDYYSSGNDLNNFTSGLSGEVEKMAKDAAALLKEFVDHFIDFPKPLIAVVNGPAVGIPVTLLGLCDVVYASDRATFHTPFSQLGQSPEGCSSYLFPKIMGLAKASEMLLFNKKLTAAEACAQGLVTEVFPDMTFQKEVWKRLEAYASNPKNSLAVTKQLLRSVEKEKLHAVNSKECEVLMERWLSKECLNAVSWFLTQRSKL is encoded by the exons ATGCAAGTCAGCCAGGAAGATTTTGAAAAGGCTCAAGAGCAACTGAAGCTTTTGAAAAATGATCCTGGGAATGAAACTAAGTTGAAGCTCTACGCTTTGTTTAAACAG GCTACTGAAGGTCCCTGCAATTCTCCCAAACCAAGTATGCTGGATTTTGTCAAAAAAGCCAAGTGGGATGCATGGAATTCCCTTGGCAATTTGTCTCAG GATAATGCCAGGCAGAAATATACTGAACTTGTCTCAAGTCTGATTTCTGCAGAATCTGCTGACCAGAAGAAAGATGATTCTCCACATGAGAGCAGACATGGTGGCTATGAAACAATACTAGTTACCACCAAAAACAATATCACAAAGATAATATTTAACCGACCTGATAAGAAAAATGCCATCAGCCGTAAG ATGTATGGAGAAATTATCAAAGCCCTTGAAGAAGCTGGAAAAGATGATTCTGCCATAGCAGTTATTACTG GAAATGGAGACTACTATAGTAGTGGAAATGATCTGAATAATTTTACTTCTGGCCTATCCGGTGAAGTGGAGAAGATGGCAAAAGATGCAGCAGCTTTACTCAA aGAGTTTGTGGATCATTTTATTGATTTTCCTAAACCACTGATTGCAGTAGTAAATGGCCCAGCTGTTGGAATCCCTGTAACACTCCTTGGATTGTGTGATGTCGTATATGCTTCTGACAGG GCTACGTTTCACACCCCTTTTAGTCAGCTTGGACAAAGCCCAGAAGGATGTTCTTCTTACCTATTTCCAAAAATCATGGGCTTAGCCAAG GCAAGTGAGATGTTGCTTTTCAATAAAAAGTTGACTGCAGCAGAAGCCTGCGCCCAGGGACTTGTGACTGAAGTCTTCCCTGACATGACTTTTCAGAAGGAAGTTTGGAAAAGATTAGAAGCTTATGCAAGTAACCCaaaaaat TCCTTGGCAGTGACAAAGCAACTGTTGCgaagtgtggagaaggagaagctcCATGCAGTCAACAGTAAGGAGTGTGAAGTCCTGATGGAGAGATGGCTTTCCAAGGAATGTTTAAATGCTGTTTCCTGGTTCCTTACCCAGAGATCAAAACTCTAA
- the ECI2 gene encoding enoyl-CoA delta isomerase 2 isoform X1: MVYPALAAVRGCCRQPFCEIRRAQAVCIPAIHLHVTAATMQVSQEDFEKAQEQLKLLKNDPGNETKLKLYALFKQATEGPCNSPKPSMLDFVKKAKWDAWNSLGNLSQDNARQKYTELVSSLISAESADQKKDDSPHESRHGGYETILVTTKNNITKIIFNRPDKKNAISRKMYGEIIKALEEAGKDDSAIAVITGNGDYYSSGNDLNNFTSGLSGEVEKMAKDAAALLKEFVDHFIDFPKPLIAVVNGPAVGIPVTLLGLCDVVYASDRATFHTPFSQLGQSPEGCSSYLFPKIMGLAKASEMLLFNKKLTAAEACAQGLVTEVFPDMTFQKEVWKRLEAYASNPKNSLAVTKQLLRSVEKEKLHAVNSKECEVLMERWLSKECLNAVSWFLTQRSKL; encoded by the exons GCGGGCACAAGCTGTTTGCATTCCAGCAATTCACCTGCACGTAACTGCAGCCACCATGCAAGTCAGCCAGGAAGATTTTGAAAAGGCTCAAGAGCAACTGAAGCTTTTGAAAAATGATCCTGGGAATGAAACTAAGTTGAAGCTCTACGCTTTGTTTAAACAG GCTACTGAAGGTCCCTGCAATTCTCCCAAACCAAGTATGCTGGATTTTGTCAAAAAAGCCAAGTGGGATGCATGGAATTCCCTTGGCAATTTGTCTCAG GATAATGCCAGGCAGAAATATACTGAACTTGTCTCAAGTCTGATTTCTGCAGAATCTGCTGACCAGAAGAAAGATGATTCTCCACATGAGAGCAGACATGGTGGCTATGAAACAATACTAGTTACCACCAAAAACAATATCACAAAGATAATATTTAACCGACCTGATAAGAAAAATGCCATCAGCCGTAAG ATGTATGGAGAAATTATCAAAGCCCTTGAAGAAGCTGGAAAAGATGATTCTGCCATAGCAGTTATTACTG GAAATGGAGACTACTATAGTAGTGGAAATGATCTGAATAATTTTACTTCTGGCCTATCCGGTGAAGTGGAGAAGATGGCAAAAGATGCAGCAGCTTTACTCAA aGAGTTTGTGGATCATTTTATTGATTTTCCTAAACCACTGATTGCAGTAGTAAATGGCCCAGCTGTTGGAATCCCTGTAACACTCCTTGGATTGTGTGATGTCGTATATGCTTCTGACAGG GCTACGTTTCACACCCCTTTTAGTCAGCTTGGACAAAGCCCAGAAGGATGTTCTTCTTACCTATTTCCAAAAATCATGGGCTTAGCCAAG GCAAGTGAGATGTTGCTTTTCAATAAAAAGTTGACTGCAGCAGAAGCCTGCGCCCAGGGACTTGTGACTGAAGTCTTCCCTGACATGACTTTTCAGAAGGAAGTTTGGAAAAGATTAGAAGCTTATGCAAGTAACCCaaaaaat TCCTTGGCAGTGACAAAGCAACTGTTGCgaagtgtggagaaggagaagctcCATGCAGTCAACAGTAAGGAGTGTGAAGTCCTGATGGAGAGATGGCTTTCCAAGGAATGTTTAAATGCTGTTTCCTGGTTCCTTACCCAGAGATCAAAACTCTAA